In Nitrospirota bacterium, the DNA window GTTTAAGATACTAATCATTGACGATGATGAAATAGCCAGGGATGTAGTTGTCAGCCTTCTTTCCAGAGAAGGCTTCTCGGTTCATTCAGCCTGCGACGGCATTGAGGGAATCAGGGCACTAAAGTTGGACCTTTATAGTCTTATAATAACCGACCTGAGGATGCCCGGTGCTGACGGTTTTGAGGTCTTGAAGGCTGCCTGCAACCTTAATCCAAAGGCGGCAGTAGTTATCCTGACGGCATATGGGACACTTGACAATGCGATTGAGGCTATAAAGTTTGGTGCATATGACTACATTACGAAACCATTTAAACTCCAGGAGATAATTATTGTAGTGGAAAATGCCCTTAAGAGGGCTGA includes these proteins:
- a CDS encoding response regulator, with product MEKREFKILIIDDDEIARDVVVSLLSREGFSVHSACDGIEGIRALKLDLYSLIITDLRMPGADGFEVLKAACNLNPKAAVVILTAYGTLDNAIEAIKFGAYDYITKPFKLQEIIIVVENALKRAELIEENEELRLHLRNTYRDMEMINTVKRLAAPDVTMNFLERLARLRQMDIINEGDVEILKEKLLLGAVNATSSDSR